The following coding sequences lie in one Sporocytophaga myxococcoides DSM 11118 genomic window:
- a CDS encoding SDR family oxidoreductase, which translates to MSKIVLVTGASSGIGKVIADYLTSQGHIVYGTSRSIKQEGLKFKALPMDVCDNESVKAATDHIIKKNGKIDVVINNAGIGIAGGCEYLSLSDAEKVMSTNFIGVVRVCQAVLPSMRNNKSGLIINISSIASEMGLPYRSVYSSSKAAVDRYTEALRIETKKFGIKACCIQPGGIKTDISANRLFTQVPEGSPYKDSFNRAYDAINKSVSKGLEPEIFGPLIESIMKADKVKRIYRVGKVTEKLSVLIKKIVPDYMFERIIAGFYKI; encoded by the coding sequence ATGTCAAAAATTGTACTTGTAACCGGCGCCTCTTCCGGTATAGGAAAAGTGATCGCGGACTATCTGACTTCTCAAGGGCACATTGTATATGGTACTTCCAGGTCTATAAAACAAGAAGGGTTAAAGTTTAAAGCTCTTCCAATGGATGTATGCGACAATGAGAGTGTAAAAGCTGCGACAGACCATATTATTAAAAAGAATGGCAAGATAGATGTTGTAATAAACAATGCAGGTATTGGAATAGCTGGTGGATGTGAGTACCTGTCCTTATCTGATGCAGAAAAGGTAATGAGTACAAATTTTATCGGAGTTGTCAGAGTTTGTCAGGCTGTTTTACCTTCTATGAGAAATAATAAATCCGGTTTGATCATTAATATAAGTTCTATTGCATCAGAAATGGGGTTGCCATATAGAAGTGTCTATAGTTCCAGTAAAGCCGCAGTAGATCGCTATACCGAAGCTTTGAGAATAGAAACAAAAAAATTTGGAATTAAGGCATGTTGTATTCAGCCGGGGGGCATTAAAACGGATATCAGCGCCAATAGGCTATTTACTCAAGTTCCGGAAGGTAGTCCTTATAAAGATAGTTTTAATAGGGCTTATGATGCTATCAATAAAAGCGTAAGCAAAGGTCTGGAGCCGGAGATATTTGGCCCGCTTATTGAATCAATCATGAAAGCTGATAAAGTTAAGAGAATTTACAGAGTTGGTAAGGTAACAGAAAAGCTCTCTGTGCTTATTAAAAAGATCGTCCCTGATTATATGTTTGAAAGGATCATTGCTGGATTTTACAAGATTTGA
- a CDS encoding RapZ C-terminal domain-containing protein — translation MSTIIIEQVKAFFESWKPEIPVEEVRQLAQAGSDRQYFRVKTAPRSYIVTYNNNTPENSAFLEFSRHFASKQLAVPEVFHSSTDKQFYIQADLGDTSLFDIVQNEGYTDRTFELYQKTFAQLAQLQIQGGTGLNYDYCIATRSFDRQAIYSDLLYFKYYFLRALKLNYDKNLLLNDFEMLSYYLMQERNKYFMHRDCQSRNVMVKDDKVYFIDYQGGMQGALQYDVASMLWQAKAALPFEWRDELVLYYFDRVNDLLGNQLNKKDFLDIYRGFVLIRMLQTLGAYGFRGLFERKPHFISSIPFALRNLRWFLENKGIPIRLPELEKVLNAMVEEDIVKRFENIKAEKDSKLVVKICSFSYKTGHPEDLSGNGGGFIFDCRGILNPGRYEAYKKLTGRDKPVQDFLLYQTEMPVFLQHVYSIVDISVTDYLKRDFDSLMVSFGCTGGQHRSVFAADSLAKHLQQKFGVKVELQHCIQDAKNWVN, via the coding sequence ATGTCTACAATTATTATAGAACAAGTAAAAGCATTTTTTGAAAGCTGGAAACCTGAAATACCCGTGGAGGAAGTCAGACAACTGGCTCAGGCAGGAAGTGACAGACAATATTTCAGGGTCAAAACGGCTCCTCGATCATATATCGTCACCTATAATAACAACACTCCGGAAAACTCAGCATTTCTGGAATTTTCAAGGCATTTTGCCAGCAAGCAACTTGCTGTTCCGGAAGTTTTCCACTCCAGTACTGATAAGCAATTCTATATTCAGGCAGATCTCGGGGATACTTCTTTGTTTGATATAGTTCAGAATGAGGGTTATACAGACCGTACTTTTGAATTGTATCAGAAAACCTTTGCTCAGCTAGCTCAGCTTCAGATTCAGGGTGGAACAGGCTTGAACTACGACTACTGTATTGCAACCCGCTCATTTGACAGACAGGCGATCTATTCCGATTTGCTCTATTTTAAATATTATTTCCTGAGAGCACTTAAACTTAATTACGACAAGAATCTTTTGTTGAATGACTTCGAAATGCTCAGCTACTACCTAATGCAAGAGCGCAACAAGTATTTCATGCATAGGGATTGTCAGAGCAGAAATGTAATGGTAAAAGATGATAAAGTCTACTTTATAGATTATCAGGGAGGCATGCAAGGCGCTCTTCAGTACGATGTAGCTTCAATGCTATGGCAGGCGAAAGCCGCTTTACCATTCGAATGGAGAGATGAACTTGTTCTTTATTATTTTGACAGAGTAAATGATCTATTGGGAAATCAGCTCAACAAAAAAGATTTCTTAGATATATACCGTGGCTTTGTTCTTATTAGAATGCTTCAAACGCTTGGAGCATATGGTTTCCGTGGACTCTTTGAACGCAAGCCTCATTTTATAAGCAGTATTCCATTCGCATTAAGAAACTTAAGATGGTTCCTTGAAAACAAAGGAATTCCAATCCGTCTGCCGGAGCTGGAGAAGGTGCTAAATGCTATGGTGGAAGAAGACATTGTTAAACGTTTTGAAAACATAAAGGCAGAAAAGGATAGTAAGTTAGTTGTTAAAATCTGCAGTTTCTCCTATAAAACCGGCCATCCTGAAGATCTATCAGGAAATGGCGGAGGCTTTATATTTGATTGCAGAGGCATTCTAAATCCCGGAAGATATGAGGCTTATAAAAAACTTACAGGAAGAGATAAACCTGTTCAGGATTTCCTGCTTTATCAAACAGAAATGCCAGTTTTCCTGCAACATGTATATAGTATTGTCGATATTAGTGTAACAGATTATCTGAAGCGAGACTTTGATAGTCTGATGGTAAGTTTTGGCTGTACTGGCGGACAACACAGAAGTGTGTTTGCGGCAGACAGTCTTGCTAAGCATCTTCAGCAAAAGTTTGGAGTTAAAGTTGAATTACAACACTGCATTCAGGACGCAAAAAACTGGGTTAACTAA
- a CDS encoding DoxX-like family protein: MNFKINQDYLKIIFRVSMALVWLINGLFCKLLNMVPRHQEIVGRILGDNHAFLITKTIGVGELFMVVWIFSRIKSKWCSIAQIGLVVTMNIIEAILAPDLLLFGRGNLFVALLFVIAVYINEFLLVGINTTSENAVS; this comes from the coding sequence ATGAACTTTAAAATAAATCAAGATTATCTTAAAATTATATTTCGCGTAAGCATGGCGCTAGTCTGGCTTATTAATGGGTTGTTCTGCAAGCTTTTAAATATGGTCCCTCGTCATCAGGAAATTGTCGGACGAATTCTGGGAGACAATCATGCTTTTCTGATTACAAAGACTATTGGGGTGGGAGAGTTGTTTATGGTAGTCTGGATATTCAGCCGAATAAAATCCAAATGGTGTTCAATTGCTCAAATAGGACTTGTAGTTACAATGAACATTATCGAAGCAATCCTGGCTCCTGACCTGCTTCTGTTTGGTCGGGGAAATTTATTTGTTGCATTGCTATTTGTTATTGCGGTTTATATCAATGAATTTTTACTAGTAGGAATTAATACAACCTCAGAAAATGCTGTCTCTTAA
- a CDS encoding nucleotidyltransferase family protein: protein MKAMIFAAGLGTRLKPFTENHPKALAVVNNKPLLQRNIEYLKGYGIKEFVINVHHFPDQIISFLKEHNNFDCKISISDETDALLETGGGLKKASSFLKGDTPFLVMNVDMLTNLAVDKMIAFHNAGKALATLAVTRRETSRYFLFNGRNELCGWQNTKTGEEKIKRTEADLTPKAFSGIHIIEPEIFNLIKQEGKFSMVDVYLDLCSKNTIMGFDHTSDILLDVGKPESIQQAEALFS, encoded by the coding sequence ATGAAGGCAATGATTTTTGCTGCAGGTTTAGGAACTCGCTTAAAACCCTTTACAGAAAACCATCCTAAAGCGCTGGCTGTTGTGAATAACAAGCCTTTGTTACAAAGGAATATCGAATATCTTAAAGGATATGGAATTAAGGAATTTGTCATAAATGTTCACCATTTTCCGGATCAAATCATCTCTTTCTTAAAAGAGCATAACAACTTCGACTGTAAAATCAGTATTTCCGATGAAACAGATGCTTTGCTTGAAACAGGAGGCGGTCTTAAAAAAGCATCTTCTTTTTTAAAAGGAGATACTCCCTTTCTGGTGATGAATGTGGATATGCTCACCAATCTTGCAGTAGACAAAATGATAGCATTTCACAATGCCGGAAAGGCTCTTGCAACACTTGCTGTGACAAGACGTGAAACTTCCAGATATTTTTTATTCAACGGCAGGAATGAATTATGCGGATGGCAAAATACAAAAACAGGTGAAGAAAAAATAAAAAGAACGGAAGCTGATTTAACTCCAAAAGCTTTTAGTGGAATCCATATTATTGAGCCGGAAATATTTAATCTGATAAAACAGGAAGGTAAATTTTCAATGGTCGATGTCTACCTTGACTTATGCAGTAAAAATACCATCATGGGATTTGACCACACTTCAGACATCTTATTGGATGTGGGAAAGCCTGAATCGATACAACAAGCTGAAGCCTTGTTTTCATAA
- a CDS encoding RNA polymerase sigma factor, protein MEEDEIIDQIKNGNKSLYGVLIQKYNQRLYRIARSIVGKDGDLEDIMQETYIKAYQNLAQFRKESQFSTWLTRILINNANATLLKKRNLSPLSTDTEDIIDHQKSPDSALTNEELKYILENAIDNLPDNLRSVYVMREIEQLSIHETALNLDISEENVKTRLHRAKSFLREELYSKFKVDVDLFRFAGSRCEGVYKAVMCQIDHM, encoded by the coding sequence ATGGAGGAAGATGAAATTATAGATCAAATTAAAAATGGCAATAAAAGCCTTTATGGCGTGTTGATCCAGAAATACAACCAAAGACTTTATAGAATTGCAAGATCAATCGTCGGAAAAGACGGTGATTTGGAAGACATAATGCAGGAAACCTATATAAAGGCTTATCAAAATCTTGCTCAATTCAGAAAAGAATCTCAGTTTTCTACCTGGCTTACCAGAATTCTGATAAACAATGCTAATGCTACACTTTTAAAAAAACGTAACCTATCTCCTCTTTCAACAGATACTGAAGATATTATAGATCATCAAAAAAGCCCGGATTCTGCATTAACTAATGAAGAGCTAAAATATATCCTTGAAAATGCAATTGACAATTTGCCTGACAATCTTAGAAGTGTATATGTAATGAGAGAAATAGAACAGTTAAGTATTCATGAAACAGCATTAAATCTGGACATATCGGAAGAAAATGTAAAAACCAGATTACACAGAGCTAAATCATTTTTAAGAGAAGAATTATATTCAAAATTTAAAGTAGATGTAGATCTCTTCAGATTCGCGGGCTCCAGATGTGAAGGTGTTTATAAAGCTGTTATGTGTCAAATTGATCATATGTAA
- a CDS encoding tautomerase family protein, translated as MSQVKIYGLKEKLDLVKKDLSDVIHECVVAALEFPKDKRAHRFIGLAKDDFYYPDGRTEAYTIIEFIMIEGRTVETKKKLVRLLFERIKEKIGISEIDIEICIMEAPAHNWGFRGFHGDEVKLNYKVSI; from the coding sequence ATGTCACAAGTAAAAATATATGGATTAAAAGAAAAACTGGATCTTGTGAAAAAGGATCTGTCTGATGTAATTCATGAATGTGTTGTAGCAGCATTGGAATTCCCTAAAGACAAGCGCGCTCACAGATTCATAGGTTTAGCGAAAGATGATTTTTATTATCCGGATGGACGTACAGAAGCCTATACCATTATTGAATTTATAATGATCGAAGGAAGAACAGTTGAAACTAAAAAGAAACTAGTCAGATTGTTATTTGAAAGGATAAAAGAAAAAATTGGTATATCGGAAATCGATATTGAGATCTGCATTATGGAAGCTCCTGCTCACAATTGGGGCTTCAGAGGTTTTCACGGTGACGAAGTAAAGCTTAACTATAAAGTGTCTATATAA
- a CDS encoding DUF3224 domain-containing protein: protein MQTTLSVTLTIKSEVVQSLMIDGKECLQASYIYLYEGEMYGIGIVATVPFGNDDQIYGIERFSGTIGEMSGTFVLESYGIERSREGNTIKTIVPGSGTKDFLGIKGAMTLVSVNDKKNEIAFHCEFESKLTKEDQPLSE from the coding sequence ATGCAAACTACTTTATCTGTTACATTAACTATTAAAAGTGAAGTAGTGCAATCATTAATGATTGATGGAAAGGAATGTTTACAGGCCAGTTATATATATCTTTATGAAGGAGAAATGTATGGAATAGGTATAGTTGCAACAGTGCCATTTGGAAATGATGATCAAATCTATGGGATTGAAAGATTTTCAGGAACAATTGGAGAAATGTCAGGGACCTTTGTTTTAGAAAGCTATGGAATTGAAAGGAGTAGAGAGGGCAATACGATAAAGACAATAGTTCCTGGCTCAGGTACTAAAGACTTTTTGGGAATTAAAGGAGCGATGACTTTAGTTTCAGTAAATGATAAAAAAAATGAAATAGCCTTTCACTGTGAGTTTGAATCTAAATTAACCAAAGAGGATCAGCCTTTATCTGAATAG
- a CDS encoding SulP family inorganic anion transporter has translation MESTIRKPFQGVTNIILFNWHTFVIALIFILLLIIGKYYFLDNILFNIAILATLLSIVISLVTSLYIYDLTDLYKLSFLDKLIALKPASIVNINAGFDEISEVVKSRYPDSRFSVFDFYDPLLHTEISIERARKLYEPYPETQVINTKAVPLEEGSVDVILLMFAAHEIRNEEERIIFFEQLRKAITIQGMIIVVEHQRDLINFFAYNIGFFHFYSKNNWLKVFTEAGLEVSKEIKITPFISGFALKKYGTAS, from the coding sequence ATGGAAAGCACAATAAGAAAACCATTTCAAGGAGTAACCAATATCATTCTGTTTAACTGGCATACCTTTGTCATAGCTTTAATATTTATCTTGTTATTGATAATCGGAAAATATTATTTTCTGGATAATATTCTTTTCAATATAGCTATTCTTGCCACATTGCTTAGCATTGTGATTTCTCTTGTTACATCGCTATATATTTATGATTTAACAGACTTGTACAAGCTCAGTTTTCTTGATAAGCTTATTGCATTAAAGCCTGCATCAATCGTTAATATCAATGCAGGATTTGATGAAATAAGTGAAGTGGTAAAAAGTAGATATCCGGATTCAAGATTTTCTGTTTTTGATTTTTATGATCCATTACTGCATACAGAAATCTCTATTGAAAGGGCAAGAAAGCTGTATGAGCCTTATCCGGAAACACAGGTTATAAATACTAAGGCTGTCCCACTAGAAGAAGGTAGTGTTGATGTAATACTACTTATGTTTGCTGCCCATGAAATAAGAAATGAAGAAGAAAGGATAATTTTCTTTGAACAGTTGAGGAAAGCGATAACAATCCAGGGAATGATCATAGTGGTTGAACATCAAAGAGACCTTATAAATTTTTTTGCTTATAATATCGGGTTCTTTCATTTTTATTCTAAGAATAATTGGCTTAAAGTCTTTACTGAAGCTGGTTTGGAAGTTTCGAAAGAAATAAAAATTACACCGTTTATATCAGGCTTTGCACTTAAAAAATATGGAACTGCATCTTAA
- a CDS encoding RluA family pseudouridine synthase: protein MSIKINVQDHILFEDSSILVINKPCSLMVEPDRNGHPNLLQQVQKYERSLRPKSKEIYIQHVHRLDRPVSGIVLFARKKSVLKNLSEQFATRQVKKYYQAITDTAPTIKEGKLENYLWKDKKNKQAVIVDSLHAEAEKVLLDYKITPYKNNFHLWDIRLHTGKYHQIRAQLAASGCPILGDTLYGSTFVYAPNSIALHASSLYFNHPQTGDAIQIKADPLWLI from the coding sequence ATGTCTATTAAAATCAATGTTCAAGATCATATTCTATTTGAAGACTCCAGTATTCTTGTAATTAATAAGCCATGCAGTCTGATGGTTGAGCCAGACAGGAATGGTCATCCCAATTTACTCCAGCAAGTGCAGAAATACGAGCGAAGCCTGCGCCCAAAATCTAAAGAAATATACATCCAACATGTACATCGTCTTGACAGGCCTGTGAGTGGTATTGTGTTATTTGCCAGAAAAAAATCAGTTTTAAAAAACCTTAGTGAGCAATTTGCAACAAGGCAAGTGAAGAAATATTATCAGGCCATTACTGATACTGCGCCAACAATCAAAGAAGGAAAGCTTGAAAATTATTTGTGGAAAGATAAAAAAAACAAGCAGGCAGTAATTGTGGATTCTTTACATGCAGAGGCCGAAAAAGTTTTACTTGATTACAAAATAACTCCCTATAAAAATAATTTTCATTTATGGGATATTCGTTTGCATACAGGTAAATATCACCAGATCAGAGCTCAATTGGCAGCTTCAGGTTGTCCTATTCTTGGAGATACCCTGTATGGATCTACATTTGTATATGCCCCCAATTCCATTGCCCTCCATGCATCTTCGTTGTACTTTAACCATCCTCAAACTGGTGATGCTATTCAGATAAAGGCTGATCCTCTTTGGTTAATTTAG
- a CDS encoding endonuclease V yields the protein MILAFDTYYFENKAKTVCLLFADWNDKIPAQIFSEIKEEVSEYESGAFYKRELPCILSLLNKIKLDEVTMIVVDGFVFLDDEYKPGLGAHLFNVLENRIPVIGVAKTNFAQINNLKREVYRGVSKKPLYITAVGINIDEASANVKAMYGPYRIPDLLKQLDNMTKEND from the coding sequence ATGATTTTAGCTTTTGACACTTATTATTTTGAAAACAAGGCAAAGACTGTTTGCCTTCTGTTTGCTGACTGGAATGATAAAATTCCAGCTCAAATATTTTCTGAAATAAAAGAAGAAGTGAGTGAATATGAATCAGGGGCTTTTTATAAACGCGAACTACCTTGTATTTTAAGTTTATTAAATAAAATAAAACTTGATGAAGTTACTATGATTGTAGTGGATGGCTTTGTCTTTCTTGATGATGAATACAAGCCAGGATTGGGAGCTCATCTTTTCAATGTATTGGAAAATCGTATTCCTGTTATTGGTGTTGCTAAAACCAATTTCGCTCAAATAAATAATTTAAAGAGAGAAGTATACAGAGGCGTAAGTAAAAAGCCCCTGTACATTACTGCTGTGGGGATAAATATAGATGAGGCTTCTGCAAATGTTAAAGCCATGTATGGCCCATACAGAATTCCGGATCTTCTTAAACAATTGGACAACATGACTAAAGAAAATGATTAA
- a CDS encoding DEAD/DEAH box helicase, whose product MSFKKLNLISPILEALEQEGYTQPTSIQSQAIPFILEKKDLLGCAQTGTGKTAAFALPILQLLENKITDNRGKRTVKSLILTPTRELAIQIGDSFSAYGRNTRVNHAVIFGGVSQNPQVEAIKRGVDILIATPGRLLDLMNQGIIRLDHIEIFVLDEADRMLDMGFIHDIKKILTKLPAKKQSLFFSATMAPEIKNLAESILVNPKKVEVAPVSSAAETVNQLVYYVEKSNKKGLLIHLLKDPAIPEALIFTRTKHGADRISKDLTKAGISAEAIHGNKSQNARQRALENFKLKKIRVLVATDIAARGIDIEKLSHVINYELPNEPETYVHRIGRTGRAGANGIAIAFCDTEERAYLRAINKLIAKEIPVIKEHPFDGPGIEVPQSNNSRQSTGARQNPSGGAKQNSKPSGSGKPKWFGRKKSNGNNKQSNNNNTSKGAR is encoded by the coding sequence ATGTCTTTTAAAAAATTAAATCTTATATCCCCAATCCTTGAGGCTCTGGAACAAGAGGGATATACTCAGCCTACGTCTATTCAATCTCAGGCTATTCCTTTTATCCTTGAAAAGAAAGATTTGCTTGGTTGTGCTCAGACGGGAACAGGAAAAACTGCGGCTTTCGCTTTACCGATATTGCAATTGCTTGAAAATAAAATTACAGATAACAGGGGGAAAAGAACTGTAAAGTCTTTAATACTTACTCCAACGAGAGAACTAGCGATTCAGATAGGAGATAGTTTCTCAGCCTATGGAAGAAATACAAGAGTAAATCATGCTGTTATTTTTGGAGGAGTATCTCAGAATCCTCAGGTTGAAGCTATAAAAAGAGGAGTAGATATACTAATAGCGACTCCTGGAAGGCTTTTGGATCTTATGAACCAGGGAATTATCAGATTGGATCATATTGAGATATTTGTTCTGGATGAAGCTGACAGAATGCTGGATATGGGCTTTATTCACGATATCAAAAAGATTTTGACCAAGCTTCCGGCTAAGAAACAATCATTGTTCTTTTCAGCTACGATGGCTCCGGAAATAAAAAATCTGGCAGAATCAATTCTTGTAAATCCCAAAAAAGTAGAAGTAGCTCCTGTTTCATCTGCAGCCGAAACAGTGAATCAATTGGTATACTATGTTGAGAAATCTAACAAAAAAGGGTTGTTGATTCATTTGCTGAAAGATCCTGCTATTCCCGAGGCTTTGATATTTACGAGAACCAAACATGGCGCAGACAGAATCAGCAAGGATCTTACCAAAGCTGGTATTTCGGCAGAAGCCATCCATGGTAATAAGTCTCAGAATGCTAGACAAAGAGCATTAGAGAACTTTAAGCTTAAGAAAATAAGGGTACTCGTTGCCACAGACATTGCTGCCAGAGGTATAGATATTGAAAAGCTTTCTCATGTAATTAACTATGAGCTGCCAAACGAGCCTGAAACCTATGTGCACAGAATAGGCAGAACAGGAAGGGCAGGAGCTAATGGTATTGCGATTGCTTTCTGTGATACGGAAGAACGTGCTTATCTCAGAGCTATCAATAAATTGATAGCAAAGGAAATACCTGTAATTAAAGAGCATCCTTTTGATGGGCCTGGTATTGAAGTTCCCCAGTCTAACAACTCTCGTCAGTCAACTGGTGCAAGGCAAAACCCGTCAGGTGGTGCAAAGCAGAATAGTAAACCTTCAGGTTCGGGCAAGCCTAAATGGTTCGGTAGAAAAAAGTCCAATGGCAATAATAAACAGAGTAACAATAACAACACTTCTAAAGGTGCCCGATAA
- a CDS encoding DUF2310 family Zn-ribbon-containing protein: protein MHIIKLKIRDGKIADKEFFNDLFNRYNFFEQMGYYLNGLFKSSQIINLEYQYESINDGLELNLFCPEKDSYKDKYSTKLTKDTKYKIITEFQCSFDFVYIGLDPEFEETIILEKPKFLILKSNRISPIYDGDSMDQIPLYKLPYTYKGESFIDIIDWNRDYDHIEGLWYSGYGGEVWTSDQLSNPNSELNRKGRDCCVNLEKITGVPTYYYLFYNAQISGTEDVIVRTCPSCKGDWTLEEQSYFNLHNCKCDQCRLVSTMSF, encoded by the coding sequence ATGCATATAATTAAACTTAAAATCAGGGACGGAAAAATTGCGGATAAGGAATTCTTTAATGATCTTTTCAATCGGTATAATTTTTTCGAACAAATGGGGTATTACTTGAATGGATTATTTAAAAGTAGTCAAATTATTAATTTAGAGTATCAGTATGAATCGATAAATGATGGCCTTGAGTTAAATTTGTTCTGTCCTGAAAAAGATTCTTATAAAGACAAATACTCTACCAAGTTAACTAAGGATACTAAATACAAAATAATTACAGAATTTCAATGCTCATTTGATTTTGTTTATATAGGTCTTGATCCTGAATTTGAAGAAACCATAATTTTAGAAAAACCAAAATTTTTAATTTTAAAGTCTAACCGCATTTCTCCAATCTATGACGGAGATTCAATGGACCAGATCCCATTATACAAATTACCGTATACCTACAAAGGAGAGTCTTTTATTGATATCATTGATTGGAACAGAGACTATGACCATATTGAAGGACTTTGGTATAGTGGATATGGAGGCGAGGTATGGACCTCTGATCAATTAAGCAACCCAAACAGTGAATTGAATAGAAAAGGTAGAGATTGTTGTGTTAATCTTGAGAAAATTACGGGAGTACCTACATATTATTACCTGTTTTATAATGCACAAATTTCAGGTACAGAAGATGTTATCGTGAGAACTTGTCCAAGTTGTAAAGGCGACTGGACTTTAGAAGAACAATCTTATTTTAATCTTCACAACTGTAAGTGTGATCAGTGCAGACTTGTGTCTACTATGAGTTTTTAA
- a CDS encoding RNA 2'-phosphotransferase, which translates to MISEKENQRISKFLSLVLRHQPESIGIRLDENGWVDPELLIFKMNQHGFNMSFEILDYVVATNNKKRFAYNESRTLIRASQGHSVNIELGYESKKPPAILYHGTAERFSESILKTGLDKQSRQHVHLSIDVEIAISVGKRHGKPVIFEVASEAMFADGFVFYLSENKVWLTDHVPVKYLKLGFTEIKG; encoded by the coding sequence TTGATAAGTGAAAAAGAAAATCAAAGAATAAGCAAATTTTTAAGTCTTGTGTTAAGGCATCAACCCGAATCAATTGGTATCAGGCTTGATGAGAACGGTTGGGTTGACCCTGAGCTGTTAATTTTCAAGATGAATCAGCATGGATTTAATATGTCATTTGAAATACTTGATTATGTTGTAGCTACTAATAACAAAAAGAGATTTGCATATAATGAAAGTAGAACGCTCATAAGAGCGAGTCAGGGACATTCTGTTAATATTGAGTTAGGTTATGAGTCTAAAAAGCCTCCTGCAATACTGTATCATGGCACAGCAGAACGTTTTTCGGAGTCAATATTAAAGACAGGTCTTGATAAGCAAAGTCGCCAACATGTTCACTTAAGTATTGATGTGGAGATAGCTATATCTGTTGGTAAGAGGCATGGAAAACCTGTAATTTTTGAGGTAGCATCAGAAGCGATGTTTGCTGATGGTTTTGTCTTTTATCTATCAGAGAATAAAGTTTGGCTTACTGATCATGTTCCAGTTAAATACTTGAAACTGGGATTTACGGAGATTAAAGGATAG
- a CDS encoding DUF2071 domain-containing protein: MLSLKNHPFAVETFFESSLVLTYAVPKEQLQTLIPPCLELDTFKDKWGFVAVALVQTKDLRPKGVPKFMGNDFFLAGFRIFVKFNNDRGKRLRGLYILKSETNKRKMSFFGNIFTHYNYTTTDIILNSNKESISISSVKSALDVKVSLSENAALPHGSPFDDWKEARRYAGPLPFTFTYNAVTSEVLIIEGVRESWIPKPVEVIKENVGFLNQMHFQGIQLANAFIIQNIPYYWKKGVIEKWKAQ; this comes from the coding sequence ATGCTGTCTCTTAAAAATCATCCGTTTGCTGTAGAAACTTTTTTTGAAAGCTCTCTCGTCCTTACTTACGCTGTCCCTAAGGAACAACTTCAGACTCTTATTCCCCCATGTCTTGAATTAGATACTTTTAAAGATAAATGGGGATTCGTGGCGGTTGCACTCGTGCAGACTAAAGACCTCAGACCTAAAGGCGTTCCTAAGTTTATGGGTAATGATTTTTTTCTTGCCGGATTTCGGATCTTTGTGAAATTTAATAATGATAGAGGAAAGAGGCTCAGAGGCCTATATATATTAAAGTCAGAAACTAATAAAAGAAAGATGTCTTTCTTTGGAAATATTTTTACTCATTATAATTATACTACAACAGACATAATACTTAATAGCAATAAAGAATCTATCTCTATATCATCTGTTAAATCAGCATTAGATGTGAAAGTCAGTTTGAGTGAAAATGCTGCTTTACCCCACGGCTCACCTTTTGATGATTGGAAAGAAGCAAGAAGATATGCTGGTCCATTGCCTTTTACTTTTACCTATAATGCGGTCACTTCAGAAGTTTTGATCATAGAAGGCGTAAGGGAATCCTGGATACCAAAGCCTGTAGAAGTTATTAAAGAAAATGTAGGCTTTCTGAATCAAATGCATTTCCAAGGAATACAACTGGCCAATGCCTTTATAATACAGAATATCCCTTACTATTGGAAGAAAGGAGTGATTGAAAAATGGAAAGCACAATAA